A stretch of Brachyhypopomus gauderio isolate BG-103 chromosome 3, BGAUD_0.2, whole genome shotgun sequence DNA encodes these proteins:
- the LOC143510458 gene encoding G-protein coupled receptor 26-like: MDSVDVFVCFLIVAIIVVSLLSNVLVLICFLYNPEIRKQVPGLFILNLTFCNLLLTVSNMPLTLVGLVSKGQPGSDAFCHAVGFLETFLTTSSMLSMAALSIDRWIAVVFPLSYHSKMRHRDAAVVLGYTWVHSISFSATAACLSWVGYHQLYASCTLSEARASHGRTQFVVFTVTFHALTFLLSFVVLCVTYLKVLKVARIHCKRIDIITMQTLVLLVDIHPSVRQRCLEEQRRRRQRATRKISTFIGTFVLCFAPYVITRLLELWPAVPITQHWGLLCKCLAYSKAACDPFVYSLLRHQYRKTCTDIINRVLKRRSMNSSEWQHRTGPSTIVQALESPRVVKECAP, translated from the exons ATGGACTCTGTggacgtgtttgtgtgttttttgataGTGGCAATCATCGTAGTGTCGTTGCTGTCCAACGTGTTGGTGCTGATCTGCTTTTTGTACAACCCGGAAATCAGGAAACAAGTACCAGGGCTTTTCATTTTAAACCTCACCTTCTGTAACTTGTTGCTAACCGTCTCCAACATGCCGCTAACTTTGGTAGGACTCGTTAGCAAGGGACAACCGGGGAGCGACGCATTCTGCCACGCTGTCGGTTTCTTGGAGACGTTTCTGACCACCAGCTCTATGCTGAGTATGGCTGCGCTCAGCATCGACAGGTGGATTGCAGTGGTCTTCCCCCTTAGCTACCACTCCAAAATGCGCCACCGGGACGCAGCTGTAGTTCTAGGCTACACGTGGGTGCATTCAATATCGTTTTCTGCGACGGCTGCATGTCTTTCCTGGGTGGGCTACCATCAACTTTACGCCTCGTGTACCCTGAGCGAGGCGAGGGCGAGCCACGGCCGGACTCAGTTCGTTGTGTTTACCGTCACTTTTCACGCGCTAACTTTTCTCCTGTCGTTCGTGGTGCTGTGCGTCACCTACCTGAAAGTACTCAAAGTGGCGCGTATCCACTGCAAGCGAATAGACATAATCACGATGCAAACTTTAGTTCTTCTAGTGGACATTCACCCAAG CGTTCGTCAGCGATGcctggaggagcagaggagaCGACGGCAACGCGCTACTAGAAAAATCAGCACCTTCATCGGCACCTTTGTGCTGTGCTTCGCGCCCTATGTCATCACAAG GCTTCTGGAACTCTGGCCTGCAGTTCCAATAACCCAACACTGGGGGTTGCTGTGTAAATGTTTGGCCTATAGTAAAGCTGCATGTGACCCCTTCGTCTACTCCTTGCTCCGGCACCAGTACAGGAAGACCTGCACTGACATCATCAACAGAGTCCTGAAGCGCAGGTCTATGAATTCAAGTGAATGGCAGCACAGGACCGGACCGAGCACCATCGTCCAGGCCCTGGAGTCCCCCAGGGTGGTGAAGGAGTGTGCTCCATGA